One segment of Zonotrichia albicollis isolate bZonAlb1 chromosome 4, bZonAlb1.hap1, whole genome shotgun sequence DNA contains the following:
- the FAM83F gene encoding protein FAM83F: protein MAESQVLLLDELHVNEKVTEAQARFYYSEEQRRALEALVTRGEAAYREALRKEQLRDFLSGRELQDLRGGWRGYDDPREGGKVARGPGGETLSLAYWPECSDTEVPPLDLGWTDKTFYRGISRVSLFTHPRKEESAPHLKEVVRDMIQQAQKIIAVVMDVFTDRDIFRDIVDAAYKRWIPVYIILDEEGVRLFLEMCRCLDLSDLQIRNVRIRSVTGVGFYMPSGKIKGTLASRFLMVDGEKVATGSYSFTWTSSHIDRNILLVLTGQHVEMFDIEFRELYAISEEVNLYKELGIANPFLHGIGKPGFHSSTVARKFINPKYGLVAGATRGDMMLWASRHRQDHQGNMEKEETSESKKRLNQFLNDLVTLEQVFPEIDPPLENLNKLNRSPQKLLSRLHMDLKNKSKSRESIRDIKKEDAQSNAKQGKRFASGLFSRKAKRSPGSSIEANSFASEGHSGEDLGNMKLEYERLSIGHASVRSTGGNSGNLNPNSTMSDKNKQSTCVLS, encoded by the exons ATGGCGGAgtcccaggtgctgctgctggacgaGCTGCACGTCAACGAGAAGGTGACGGAGGCCCAGGCCCGCTTCTACTACAGCGAGGAGCAGCGCCGAGCCCTGGAGGCGCTGGTGACCCGCGGCGAGGCCGCGTACCGGGAGGCGCtgaggaaggagcagctccGCGATTTCCTCTCCggccgggagctgcaggaccTGAGGGGCGGCTGGCGGGGCTACGACGACCCCCGGGAGGGCGGCAAGGTGGCGCGGGGGCCCGGCGGCGAGACCCTCTCGCTGGCCTACTGGCCCGAGTGCTCGGACACCGAGGTGCCCCCGCTGGACTTGGGCTGGACCGACAAGACGTTCTACCGGGGCATCAGCAGGGTGTCCCTCTTCACGCACCCGCGCAAGGAGGAGAGCGCGCCGCACCTGAAGGAGGTGGTGCGGGACATGATCCAGCAGGCGCAGAAG ATTATTGCAGTGGTCATGGATGTGTTTACGGACCGGGACATCTTCCGCGATATCGTCGATGCAGCGTACAAGCGCTGGATCCCCGTctatatcatcctggatgaggAGGGAGTCAGGCTCTTCCTGGAAATGTGCAGATGCCTTGACCTCAGTGACTTGCAGATCCGG AATGTCCGCATACGCTCTGTGACAGGAGTTGGGTTCTACATGCCATCAGGGAAGATCAAAGGCACACTGGCATCCCGATTCCTGATGGTGGATGGAGAAAAGGTGGCCACTGGATCATACAG cttcACATGGACTTCATCTCACATTGACAGAAACATCCTGCTAGTCTTGACAGGACAGCACGTGGAGATGTTTGACATTGAGTTTCGTGAGCTCTACGCCATCTCAGAGGAAGTTAATTTATACAAGGAACTGGGCATTGCTAACCCATTCCTCCATGGAATTGGGAAGCCAGGCTTTCATTCCTCCACCGTGGCTCGGAAGTTCATTAACCCAAAGTATGGTTTAGTAGCAGGGGCAACCCGTGGTGATATGATGCTCTGGGCTTCACGGCACAGGCAAGACCATCAGGGAAacatggaaaaggaggaaacaagTGAGTCAAAGAAACGGTTAAATCAGTTCCTGAATGACTTAGTCACATTGGAGCAAGTGTTCCCAGAAATAGATCCACCTCTGGAGAACTTGAACAAGCTGAATCGGAGCCCCCAGAAACTGTTGTCCCGGCTCCACATGGAcctgaaaaataaatccaaatccAGAGAGTCCATCCGTGACATAAAGAAGGAAGATGCACAGAGCAATGCAAAGCAAGGGAAGCGGTTTGCCAGTGGGCTTTTCAGTCGCAAGGCCAAGCGCTCTCCAGGCTCAAGCATCGAGGCCAATTCTTTTGCCAGTGAAGGACATTCAGGAGAAGACCTTGGGAACATGAAACTGGAATATGAGAGGCTCAGCATTGGCCATGCTAGTGTTCGGAGCACTGGAGGCAACTCAG gtAACCTGAATCCAAACTCCACTATGAGCGATAAAAACAAACAATCTACCTGCGTGTTATCTTGA